From Ovis aries strain OAR_USU_Benz2616 breed Rambouillet chromosome 21, ARS-UI_Ramb_v3.0, whole genome shotgun sequence, a single genomic window includes:
- the CCDC89 gene encoding coiled-coil domain-containing protein 89 — protein MPQEESDPRMDTPPSEEPLDKQNRKLEVQEEEMEFKELDDLREALANLRGLSEEDKSERAMLCSRIQEQSQLICILKRRSDEALERCQTLELLNTELEEKRLLEAEELKAKTQQAQKLEERFMTLASNHELMIRFKDEHKRQNAKLREENEKLRLENDQLFSPALKAQEAKVVQLTARSEALAKELETLQRKYAQDVCQAQAREQELLELQNRQACAHTEETEQLRMQLQSLQQQQQEALQQTAKAEQAHSQRNQELRARLQTVTREKEELLLLSVERGKVLQKKQAEICQLEEKLQMADVAKRHALERFEQEAVAVNSNLRVRELQRRVDGIQAAYDELRLQSEAFKKHSLDLLSKERELNAKLRHLFP, from the coding sequence ATGCCTCAGGAAGAGTCGGATCCCAGGATGGACACCCCACCCTCTGAAGAACCCTTAGataagcaaaacagaaaactgGAAGTCCAGGAAGAGGAGATGGAGTTTAAGGAGCTGGATGATCTGAGGGAAGCCTTGGCGAACCTCCgggggctgtctgaggaggacaaGAGTGAGCGGGCGATGCTGTGTTCCCGCATCCAGGAGCAGTCCCAGCTCATCTGCATCCTGAAGCGGAGATCCGATGAGGCCCTGGAGCGCTGCCAGACCCTGGAACTGCTCAACAccgagctggaggagaagaggctgCTGGAGGCCGAGGAGCTGAAGGCCAAAACTCAGCAGGCCCAGAAGCTGGAGGAACGCTTTATGACCCTGGCCTCCAACCACGAGTTGATGATCCGCTTCAAGGATGAACACAAAAGGCAGAACGCCAAGCTGCGGGAGGAGAACGAGAAGCTGAGGCTGGAGAATGACCAGCTTTTCAGCCCAGCGCTGAAGGCCCAGGAGGCCAAAGTGGTGCAGCTCACAGCCCGGAGCGAGGCCCTCGCCAAGGAGCTGGAGACCCTGCAACGGAAGTACGCCCAGGATGTCTGCCAGGCCCAGGCCCGAGAGCAGGAGCTGCTGGAGCTGCAGAACCGGCAGGCCTGCGCCCACACTGAAGAGACCGAGCAGCTGCGCATGCAGCTGCAGagcctccagcagcagcagcaggaggccctGCAGCAGACGGCCAAGGCCGAGCAGGCACACAGCCAGCGGAACCAGGAGCTGCGGGCCCGGCTGCAGACCGTCACTCGGGAGaaagaggagctgctgctgctgtccgtAGAGAGGGGCAAGGTGCTTCAGAAAAAGCAAGCGGAGATCTGCCAGCTGGAGGAGAAGCTGCAGATGGCCGACGTGGCCAAGAGGCACGCGCTCGAGCGCTTTGAGCAAGAGGCCGTGGCCGTGAACAGCAACTTGCGAGTCAGGGAGCTACAGCGCAGGGTGGATGGCATCCAGGCCGCCTATGATGAACTCAGGCTGCAGTCTGAAGCTTTCAAAAAGCACAGCCTGGATCTTTTAAGCAAGGAGAGAGAACTCAATGCCAAACTACGCCATCTCTTTCCATAA